The sequence CACTGCGCTCGGGACGGGACAGCGTGGCGCAGAGGGCCTCCTCTACCTGGAGCCGCTCCACCGGCTCGTTGCGGGCCACGCGGGAGAGCACAGCCTGGAGGCGCACGTAGGCCTCCGCGCTGACGGAGAAGGTCGCCTGCGCCGGGTCCGCGAAGCGCCGCACCCAGGGGCCTCGCACGGAGAGGCATGCGTCGCCTCCGCCGTGGGGGTGGCTGATTTGACAGGGCTGGTGCGCGCGCATGAAGAGGCCGGTGCCCGGGCCCACCACCGTGCGCGTCTTCGCGTCGCGGAACTGGAAGCGGCCGTGCAGCGCGAGCACCAGGCTCTCGCTGGACGAGGACTCGTCCTTGATGCGCGGGCCGTCGTGGCCGTCACACGTCACCCGGAAGAGCTGGAGGTCCGATTCGCGGAGCAGGGGCGAGGCGTGCAGGCGCGGCATGCCGCAACCATGGCAAGGCCTCGTGGTCCCCGACAAGCGCCGCGAGCGTGCACTTCGGAACGGGAGAGCAAGAGTGTGTAAGACGCCCGCGCGGCCCGCGCCTACCGTGGTTGCCCATCGCAGCTCATGCTGAATCGCCGCACCTTCCTCTGTCTCACGGGGAGCCTGCTGATGACTTCGCAGCGCAACGAAACGGCTTCGGGCCCGGCCTCCGCCTCGCGGTGCCTCCGCGCACTCATCTGGCGCCGGATGGAGCAACCGGGATGCGAGTACTTCGAGCTGCGCGAGTCCTCCAGCGGCTGGATGCTGGCCGGCTCGGTGGTGCTCGCGGAGGAGGGGCAGCCCTTCGCGGCGGATTACACGCTGCACTGTGACAGGCAATGGCTGACGCGCGAGGCGCGCATCGTGCTGCGGCGCGGGGGCGTGGAGCAGCAGCTGCACCTCCGGGTCGATGAACAGCAGCGCTGGTGGAAGGGCACGGACGAGGTGCCGCAGTTCCGTGGATGCTCGGACATCGACCTCGCCTTCTCTCCGTCCACCAACACGCTGCCCATTCGCCGGCTCGCGCTGGAGGTGGGGCAGGGGCGTGACGTGACGGCCGCGTGGGTCCGCATGCCGGACCTGTCCCTGGTGACGCTGCCGCAGCGCTACACACGACTGACGGAGTCGCGCTACCGCTACGAGAGCAACGGCGGCCGCTTCGTGGCCGAGGTGGAGACGGACGAGTTCGGACTCGTCCTCGGCTATCCGCCCGGCTGGGAGCGCGTTGTCGCGACGAAGGGCTGAGCCCGGCTCCATTTCAACACCCCGGAGGAAGTCATCATGTCGACTCAAGAGACCCCGCTCTCCGAGCGGGCACTGGCACTGCTGCGCGCGAAGGGCCCCCTGGCCACGCTCGCGGACAAGCTGAACCTGTTCGGCCGCTTCGTTGGCGCCTGGGACGCGGAGGTCATCTTCTACGGCGAGGACGGGAAGGAGAACTTCCGTCAGCCCGGGGAGTGGTCCTTCTCCTGGGCCCTCGACGGCCGCGTCATCCAGGACGTGCTCCTCTACCCCAACGCCGAGGCGAACCTGAGCATGGCCCCGGGCGAGCGGCGCATCGGCACCACGCTGCGCCACTACGACGCGAAGGCGGACCGCTGGAAGGTCATCTGGCTCGGCGCCACCACGGGGTTCCTCGCCGTGCTGACCGGCCGGCCCGTGGGCGGCGAAATCCACATCGAGGGACCGGACGCGGACGGCAACCTCCTGCGCTGGATGTTCACCGCCATCGCCGAGGACTCCTTCCTCTGGCGCGGCTTCCTCTCCAAGGACGGCGGCTCCACCTGGCGATTGACGCAGGAGATGCCCTGCCGCCGCCGGAAGGCCTGAGCACGTCCGGGTTGCGGCGTGAGTCCGCGGTTTCTATAAAGCGCTCCGTTCAGCCACCCAACGCCTCGATGGCGGCACGTCCCCGTGCCGTAGGGCGTTCGGCGTGGCACGTCCTGGCGACAGCTCCCACGTCCGTGCCTCGTCGCCGGGAGCTGGAGCACATGAACATCAGGGACTTCTGCCGGACGCACTTCAAGCACTTCAACGCGGCCGCGCTCGTCGACGCGGCGGAGGGCTACGTCCGGCACGTGGAGAACGGGGGCACGATGCTCGTCACGCTCGCGGGCGCGATGAGCACGGCGGAGCTGGGCATCTCCCTGGCGGAGCTGATTCGGCGCGGGAAGGTCCACGCCATCTGCTGCACCGGCGCCAACCTGGAGGAGGACCTCTTCAACCTCGTCGCCCACGAGTTCTACGAGCGCGTGCCCCACTACCGGGACCTCACGCCGAGGGACGAGCAGGCCCTGCTCGAGCGGCACATGAACCGGGTGACGGACACCTGCATCCCGGAGATGGAGGCCATGCGCCGCATCGAGTCCGCCGTCCTGGAG comes from Pyxidicoccus parkwaysis and encodes:
- a CDS encoding helix-turn-helix domain-containing protein: MPRLHASPLLRESDLQLFRVTCDGHDGPRIKDESSSSESLVLALHGRFQFRDAKTRTVVGPGTGLFMRAHQPCQISHPHGGGDACLSVRGPWVRRFADPAQATFSVSAEAYVRLQAVLSRVARNEPVERLQVEEALCATLSRPERSAEPVTARERNLAGAIAHDVSLRFDERLSLEELAQSAGVSVFHACRVFRRVVGMGIHQHQQEVRLRHALALLLDTRMPLAEVALEAGFANQGHLGNAFMRRYGKTPGAARKGLMT
- a CDS encoding putative glycolipid-binding domain-containing protein, encoding MTSQRNETASGPASASRCLRALIWRRMEQPGCEYFELRESSSGWMLAGSVVLAEEGQPFAADYTLHCDRQWLTREARIVLRRGGVEQQLHLRVDEQQRWWKGTDEVPQFRGCSDIDLAFSPSTNTLPIRRLALEVGQGRDVTAAWVRMPDLSLVTLPQRYTRLTESRYRYESNGGRFVAEVETDEFGLVLGYPPGWERVVATKG